One Clostridium sp. CM027 genomic window carries:
- a CDS encoding single-stranded DNA-binding protein encodes MNKVVLVGRLTKDPELKFAQGTGTAVATFTVAVNRRFKREGQPEADFIPVVVFGKQAEATANYMSKGKLLSVSGNIQTRNYEAKDGTRRYVTEVIADEVDFLEWGGNKTSGTNTNQGGNNSESNAGSHGFSSDSDITPIDDGDIPF; translated from the coding sequence ATGAATAAAGTTGTTTTAGTTGGTAGATTAACAAAAGACCCTGAGTTAAAGTTTGCTCAAGGGACAGGAACAGCTGTAGCCACTTTCACTGTAGCCGTCAATAGAAGATTTAAAAGAGAAGGTCAACCAGAAGCAGACTTTATACCAGTAGTGGTATTTGGAAAGCAAGCGGAAGCTACTGCTAATTACATGAGTAAAGGCAAGCTTTTAAGCGTATCTGGAAACATTCAAACTAGAAATTATGAGGCTAAAGATGGTACTAGGAGATATGTTACTGAAGTAATTGCTGATGAAGTTGACTTCCTTGAATGGGGAGGAAATAAAACATCAGGTACGAATACTAATCAAGGTGGAAATAATAGCGAATCAAATGCTGGATCTCATGGTTTTAGCAGTGATAGTGATATAACACCAATTGATGATGGAGATATTCCATTCTAA
- the rpsR gene encoding 30S ribosomal protein S18, whose protein sequence is MAMNEHKRSGGGAGGNRKRMKRKVCAFCMDKATAIDYKDINKLRKYVTERGKILPRRISGNCAKHQRMLTVSIKRARNIALLPFTTE, encoded by the coding sequence ATGGCTATGAACGAACATAAAAGAAGCGGCGGCGGTGCTGGCGGAAACAGAAAGAGAATGAAAAGAAAAGTTTGTGCTTTCTGTATGGATAAAGCAACTGCAATCGACTATAAAGATATAAATAAATTGAGAAAATATGTTACAGAAAGAGGAAAGATTCTTCCAAGAAGAATTTCTGGAAACTGTGCAAAACATCAAAGGATGCTTACTGTATCTATAAAAAGAGCAAGAAACATAGCATTATTACCATTTACTACTGAATAG
- a CDS encoding MazG-like family protein, with the protein MKKQDFNIMSNVKIVESLKAELLCIIGDFFKLLSKGSNVAQDAILDCISGAIILLYILGERLGYSNVAVDESMKKKLKVGIVEGDNIEKDGKDLSKLYSHIKER; encoded by the coding sequence ATGAAGAAACAAGATTTTAATATAATGTCTAATGTTAAGATAGTTGAAAGTTTGAAGGCTGAGCTATTATGTATAATAGGTGATTTCTTCAAGTTGCTAAGTAAAGGAAGCAATGTTGCTCAAGACGCCATACTAGATTGCATTTCGGGGGCAATAATACTTTTATATATATTAGGCGAAAGGCTCGGATATTCAAATGTAGCCGTGGATGAGAGTATGAAAAAGAAACTAAAGGTGGGAATAGTTGAAGGAGATAATATAGAAAAAGATGGAAAAGATCTAAGCAAACTATATTCGCATATAAAGGAACGATAA
- a CDS encoding DUF2232 domain-containing protein has product MENKKYSTKAIVEASLIAVIISVTMIITGYLPIMSFIGALILPIPVAILYIRHNRKITITAIFLSIVLTSLVYNPIMAIYSAITYSIVGIALGYCVKKNKKSSITLLFLGISSVISNILTIAFSMAFIEKVSFMNFISKNLEFFKQNMKVSLDQLKMVYLQQGITPKQLKLLNENFEMINKMDVTIVLVVIPAIILITSFISAYLNYIVSRSILEKLNYKMDKVLPFSKVYVTNILGAVLIGIVCIGIILSSKKIAGGDFILNSSQLLVQIVFMINGLAAATYFLRVKKKLSKPVVALILVLTSFSRLGSIYFSIGLMEMAFDFRKLDPYRIKRK; this is encoded by the coding sequence ATGGAGAATAAAAAGTATAGTACAAAGGCAATTGTAGAGGCTTCACTTATAGCGGTTATAATTTCAGTAACAATGATTATAACAGGATATTTGCCGATTATGTCATTTATAGGTGCTTTAATATTGCCAATTCCGGTTGCAATACTCTATATAAGGCATAATAGAAAAATAACAATCACTGCTATATTTTTGAGTATAGTTCTAACATCCTTAGTGTATAATCCAATAATGGCGATATATTCAGCTATAACTTATAGCATTGTTGGAATTGCGCTTGGTTATTGTGTTAAGAAAAATAAAAAGTCATCTATAACGTTATTATTTTTAGGTATTAGTTCTGTAATATCTAATATACTAACCATAGCTTTTTCTATGGCATTTATAGAAAAAGTAAGTTTTATGAATTTTATTTCCAAAAACTTAGAATTTTTTAAGCAAAATATGAAGGTATCCTTGGATCAATTAAAAATGGTTTATTTACAACAAGGAATAACTCCAAAGCAGTTGAAACTTTTAAATGAAAACTTTGAAATGATAAACAAAATGGATGTTACGATAGTTTTGGTAGTAATACCTGCAATTATTTTAATAACTTCATTTATATCAGCTTATTTGAATTACATAGTGTCTAGATCCATATTAGAGAAGCTAAACTACAAAATGGATAAAGTATTACCTTTCAGCAAAGTTTACGTTACTAACATACTAGGAGCTGTATTAATAGGTATAGTATGTATAGGCATAATACTTTCATCAAAAAAAATAGCAGGTGGGGATTTTATACTAAATTCCTCCCAATTACTTGTGCAAATTGTATTTATGATAAATGGACTTGCGGCAGCTACATATTTTCTAAGAGTTAAAAAAAAATTATCTAAACCAGTAGTAGCACTAATTTTAGTGTTAACATCATTTTCGCGTCTAGGTAGTATTTACTTTTCAATAGGACTCATGGAGATGGCTTTTGATTTTAGAAAGCTCGATCCATATAGAATTAAAAGAAAATAA
- a CDS encoding DHH family phosphoesterase, which produces MENKYNYFSVNNKIYMVTMALLICIIFYYGHLEVGILTLGLYAILVVYNIYNSKVKKNEWKKFIENFSSKLDIATTSTLVKLPFPLIIIGYVGNILWYNQSVTTMLEGEDLLNKNIRDIIKELNLKQVLEGKKNIFPNIKIKDKWYEIYTNIVDTNENKNVKDKIMLLYFYDITEKTSVIKGINGNRESVMLVEVDNLDDVVKTTEEDKAPLLVAEIERTINSYGQSVNAVVKKYTSNKYVIIVQDKYIEKEIEKKFDILDSVREISNGNKLAVTLSVGVGRGEDTPLKNYEFATSAKELALGRGGDQAVVKKGEKLSFFGGKTKEVEKRTKVRARVIAHALMDLVNESNTIFLMGHKNADPDCLGSAIGLYSIIKKTNKECYIILEGINSGIKSMMDIILADEEYKNTFITSEKFKSVKNSNSLIILVDVHNESHVQNLEIVKEVEKVVIIDHHRKSQDFIQGAVLSYMETYASSTAELVTEMIQYMVDKPKLKHIEAVSLLAGICVDTKNFSFKTGVRTFEAAAFLRRHGADTMDVKKMFSDDLSIYLKRADIIRSAKVKNEIAVAVCPELIEDTVLAAQVADELLNITGIEASFVIVKTGDEVFISGRSLGKINVQLILETLGGGGHMTMAGTKFTSLKLEEVVVKLNEAIDEYLKEGEK; this is translated from the coding sequence ATGGAGAATAAATACAATTATTTTAGTGTTAATAATAAAATATATATGGTGACCATGGCCCTACTCATATGTATAATATTTTATTACGGACACCTTGAAGTGGGAATTTTAACACTGGGACTATACGCGATACTAGTAGTGTATAATATCTACAACTCTAAGGTTAAAAAAAATGAGTGGAAAAAATTCATTGAAAATTTTTCATCTAAACTGGATATAGCAACCACAAGCACCTTAGTAAAACTTCCTTTTCCACTAATAATAATAGGGTATGTGGGAAATATATTATGGTATAATCAAAGTGTAACTACAATGCTTGAAGGGGAAGATCTTTTAAATAAAAATATTAGAGATATAATTAAGGAACTAAATCTAAAGCAAGTTTTAGAGGGTAAAAAGAATATATTTCCAAATATTAAAATAAAAGATAAATGGTATGAAATCTACACAAATATTGTTGATACAAACGAGAATAAAAATGTTAAAGATAAGATTATGCTTTTATATTTTTATGATATAACGGAAAAAACCAGTGTAATAAAAGGCATTAACGGTAATAGGGAAAGCGTTATGCTAGTGGAAGTTGATAACCTTGATGATGTTGTTAAAACTACAGAAGAAGATAAGGCGCCTTTACTTGTAGCAGAGATTGAGAGAACAATAAACAGCTATGGACAGAGTGTAAATGCGGTGGTAAAAAAGTATACATCGAATAAATATGTTATTATAGTCCAAGATAAGTATATTGAAAAAGAAATAGAAAAGAAATTTGATATACTAGATAGTGTTCGCGAAATAAGTAATGGTAATAAACTCGCAGTTACTTTAAGTGTGGGCGTTGGTAGGGGAGAAGATACACCACTTAAAAACTATGAATTTGCTACATCAGCTAAGGAACTTGCCTTAGGCAGGGGTGGTGATCAAGCAGTTGTGAAAAAAGGTGAAAAATTATCTTTCTTTGGGGGGAAAACAAAGGAAGTTGAGAAAAGGACTAAGGTTCGCGCAAGAGTTATAGCTCATGCATTAATGGATTTAGTAAATGAGAGTAACACAATTTTCCTTATGGGACACAAAAATGCTGATCCTGATTGTCTAGGCTCGGCTATAGGTCTATATAGTATTATTAAAAAAACAAACAAAGAATGCTATATTATTCTCGAAGGAATAAATAGCGGTATAAAAAGCATGATGGATATAATACTTGCAGATGAAGAATACAAAAATACTTTTATAACAAGTGAAAAATTTAAAAGTGTTAAAAATTCAAATAGCCTAATCATATTAGTGGATGTGCACAATGAAAGTCATGTTCAAAATTTAGAAATAGTTAAAGAGGTAGAAAAAGTAGTTATAATTGACCATCATAGAAAGTCACAAGATTTTATACAAGGGGCAGTCCTGAGTTATATGGAAACTTACGCATCATCTACTGCTGAATTAGTTACTGAGATGATTCAATATATGGTTGACAAGCCTAAACTTAAACATATAGAAGCGGTAAGTCTTTTGGCAGGAATATGTGTGGATACAAAAAATTTCTCTTTTAAAACGGGAGTTAGGACATTTGAAGCAGCAGCTTTTCTAAGGCGTCATGGTGCAGATACTATGGATGTTAAAAAAATGTTTTCTGATGATTTGAGTATTTATTTGAAAAGAGCTGATATTATAAGATCAGCGAAAGTTAAAAATGAAATTGCTGTAGCCGTTTGTCCAGAACTAATAGAGGATACTGTATTAGCTGCCCAAGTTGCGGATGAACTTCTAAATATTACTGGTATCGAAGCGTCGTTTGTTATTGTAAAGACAGGAGATGAAGTATTTATTAGTGGAAGGTCTCTTGGGAAAATAAATGTACAGTTAATACTCGAGACATTAGGGGGAGGCGGACATATGACTATGGCTGGTACGAAATTTACTTCACTGAAACTTGAAGAAGTAGTGGTGAAATTAAATGAAGCTATAGATGAATATTTAAAGGAGGGCGAAAAATAA
- the rplI gene encoding 50S ribosomal protein L9 — protein sequence MKVILLKDIKGTGKKGDVINAADGYARNFLFPRQLAKEATDSNMHILNKKNDIERKKKTSEIEDAQKSANELKDKVIKIIGKAGENGKLFGAITTKDIAIALNKQCNLDIDKKKIVTDTIKLLGTYEVEIKIYPEISTKIKVLVCEE from the coding sequence ATGAAGGTTATATTATTAAAGGATATTAAAGGCACAGGTAAAAAGGGCGACGTGATAAACGCTGCAGATGGATATGCGAGGAATTTTTTATTTCCTAGGCAATTAGCTAAAGAGGCTACAGACTCAAATATGCACATATTAAATAAAAAAAATGATATTGAAAGAAAAAAGAAAACATCTGAAATTGAGGATGCACAGAAATCAGCTAATGAACTTAAAGATAAAGTTATAAAAATAATTGGTAAAGCTGGAGAGAATGGAAAACTTTTTGGTGCGATTACAACTAAAGATATAGCAATAGCGTTAAATAAACAATGCAATTTAGATATTGATAAAAAGAAAATAGTAACAGATACAATAAAATTATTAGGAACTTATGAAGTAGAAATTAAAATATATCCAGAAATATCTACTAAGATAAAAGTTCTTGTTTGTGAGGAATAA
- the lonC gene encoding Lon family ATP-dependent protease: MKTLLVNQIGEQVERDALPLDTQIDVLYEIMRNVLDEGTIKSKTIKFKLQKHIKSESIYRRLFALNKIISNGKGIEIVPNEKNIQEALDDTNEWLTDEIAKRYVQNKIEAEVEKNLMEKQDKYIDEVRLGIIKKQKGPENAKTLKKYADLEELDSRKLTKNIQAMLRPESFSEIVGQERAIKSLLSKMASPYPQHIILYGPPGVGKTTAARLALEEAKKLSYTIYHKDAKFVEVDGTTLRWDPREITNPLLGSVHDPIYQGSKRDLAEGGIPEPKTGLVTEAHGGVLFIDEIGELDSILQNKLLKVLEDKRVEFSSSYYDPEDENTPKYIKYLFDKGAPADFVLIGATTKEPSEINPALRSRCTEVYFEPLTAMDIENIVVNAANKLGVKIGDGVAKTIGRYTIEGRKAINILADAYGFVLHNRKSVDASQVEIEVKDLLDIISISRLSPYEELDKEVKSEVGHIYGLGVSGYIGSTIEIETSVFEAKEKGKGQVRFNDTAGSMAKDSVFNAASVIRKTTNKDIKDYDIHVNIVGGGKIDGPSAGAAITVCIISSLLDKPVRQDVAVTGEISLRGIIKPVGGIFEKIYGARRKGIKLVIVPSDNEKEVPIDLKDIEIKTSSNIEELMKLVFEIK; the protein is encoded by the coding sequence TTGAAGACATTATTAGTTAATCAAATTGGAGAACAGGTTGAAAGAGATGCATTACCTCTGGACACACAAATAGACGTTTTATATGAAATAATGAGGAATGTACTAGATGAAGGCACTATAAAGTCTAAAACTATAAAATTTAAACTTCAGAAGCACATTAAAAGTGAAAGTATCTATAGAAGGTTATTCGCTTTAAATAAAATTATCAGCAATGGTAAGGGTATAGAGATAGTGCCTAATGAAAAAAATATACAAGAAGCACTAGATGATACTAATGAATGGTTGACTGATGAAATAGCTAAAAGATATGTGCAAAATAAGATTGAAGCTGAAGTAGAAAAAAATCTAATGGAAAAGCAAGATAAGTATATTGATGAAGTAAGACTTGGAATAATTAAGAAACAAAAAGGGCCTGAAAATGCTAAAACACTTAAAAAATATGCGGATTTAGAAGAACTTGATAGTAGAAAACTTACTAAAAATATACAAGCTATGTTAAGGCCAGAGAGTTTTAGTGAAATAGTTGGTCAGGAAAGAGCTATAAAATCTCTGTTATCTAAAATGGCATCGCCATATCCTCAACACATTATTCTTTATGGGCCACCAGGAGTTGGAAAGACTACTGCGGCGAGGCTTGCTCTTGAGGAAGCTAAAAAGCTAAGTTATACAATTTACCATAAAGATGCTAAATTTGTAGAAGTGGATGGTACAACACTACGGTGGGATCCAAGAGAAATAACAAATCCACTTTTAGGATCTGTACATGACCCGATATATCAGGGAAGTAAAAGAGATCTAGCTGAGGGTGGGATTCCAGAGCCAAAAACAGGTCTTGTAACAGAGGCTCATGGCGGAGTACTATTTATTGATGAAATAGGTGAACTCGATAGTATACTTCAAAATAAATTACTTAAAGTGTTAGAGGATAAAAGAGTTGAGTTTTCATCATCTTATTATGATCCTGAAGACGAAAACACACCTAAATATATAAAATATTTATTTGATAAAGGTGCTCCAGCAGATTTTGTTTTAATAGGAGCTACTACCAAGGAACCATCAGAAATAAATCCGGCATTAAGATCAAGATGTACTGAAGTTTATTTTGAACCATTAACTGCTATGGATATAGAAAATATAGTGGTAAATGCTGCGAATAAATTAGGAGTTAAAATAGGAGATGGCGTTGCGAAAACTATTGGTAGATATACTATTGAAGGAAGAAAAGCTATAAACATTTTAGCAGATGCTTATGGATTTGTACTGCATAATAGAAAATCAGTGGATGCGTCTCAAGTTGAAATTGAGGTTAAGGACTTGTTAGATATTATATCTATAAGTAGACTATCTCCCTATGAGGAATTAGATAAAGAAGTTAAATCTGAAGTTGGCCACATATATGGACTTGGGGTATCAGGATATATAGGATCAACTATAGAAATAGAAACATCAGTATTTGAAGCCAAGGAAAAAGGTAAAGGTCAAGTAAGATTTAATGATACTGCTGGAAGCATGGCTAAGGACTCAGTGTTTAATGCTGCATCCGTAATAAGAAAAACAACAAATAAAGATATTAAGGATTATGACATACATGTAAATATAGTAGGTGGAGGTAAAATTGATGGACCATCGGCTGGAGCCGCTATAACTGTATGTATAATCAGTTCTCTTTTAGACAAACCTGTAAGACAGGATGTTGCAGTAACTGGAGAGATATCCCTTCGGGGTATCATAAAACCAGTAGGTGGCATATTTGAAAAAATTTACGGGGCAAGAAGAAAGGGAATTAAGCTAGTTATAGTTCCGAGTGATAATGAAAAGGAAGTTCCTATTGACCTTAAAGATATTGAAATAAAAACATCATCAAACATTGAAGAGCTAATGAAATTAGTGTTTGAAATAAAATAA
- a CDS encoding replicative DNA helicase — translation MDTPLRSLPYNLEAEQSVIGSMLIDKTAISRVVEVLKSDDFYRDSHKGIFSAIFDLYQKDTPIDMITLLEHLRSSEKLEASGGITYISEISNSIPSTANLSSYIKIVEDKSTLRKLIRASTEIMENCYNKQDDVEAVMDLAEQKVFNISQKKNAGDFEPMNTVLERGFLEIERIFNNKGETTGISSGFPELDDKTAGFQKGDMILIAARPSMGKTTFALNLAEYAALRQGKSVAVFSLEMSKEQLSYKLLCSEANVDMSKLRHGDLEDRDWENIAKASGPLAAAKIFIDDTAGTSVMDMRSKCRKLKMEHGIDLIVIDYLQLMTGSNTESRQQEVSEISRSIKALAKEMQCPVIALSQLSRAPEQRTDHRPMLSDLRESGSIEQDADLVMFLYRDEYYNEETEDKNVAELIIAKQRNGPIGTVKLAWIGQFSKFARLDVIHRE, via the coding sequence ATGGATACACCTCTTAGAAGTTTACCCTATAATTTAGAAGCAGAACAATCAGTTATTGGATCAATGCTTATAGATAAAACCGCGATATCACGAGTAGTAGAAGTTTTAAAAAGTGATGATTTTTACAGAGATTCCCATAAAGGTATATTTAGCGCTATTTTTGATTTATATCAAAAAGACACGCCTATTGACATGATTACTTTACTCGAGCATTTACGTTCTTCTGAAAAGTTAGAAGCATCAGGGGGAATTACTTATATTTCAGAGATAAGTAACTCAATACCCTCCACAGCTAATTTAAGTTCGTACATAAAGATTGTAGAAGATAAATCTACTTTAAGAAAACTTATTAGAGCTTCTACTGAGATTATGGAAAATTGTTATAATAAGCAAGATGATGTAGAAGCTGTAATGGATCTTGCAGAGCAAAAAGTATTTAACATATCACAGAAAAAAAATGCGGGTGACTTTGAACCAATGAACACGGTTCTAGAGCGAGGGTTCTTAGAAATAGAAAGAATATTTAATAATAAAGGGGAAACAACAGGAATATCTAGTGGGTTCCCAGAACTTGATGATAAAACCGCTGGATTTCAAAAGGGTGATATGATTCTTATCGCTGCAAGGCCGTCTATGGGCAAAACTACCTTTGCACTAAATTTAGCAGAGTATGCAGCTCTTAGGCAAGGGAAAAGTGTAGCTGTATTCTCCCTGGAAATGTCTAAGGAACAACTTTCTTATAAACTGCTTTGTTCAGAAGCAAATGTTGACATGTCAAAGCTCAGACATGGTGATTTGGAAGATAGGGACTGGGAAAACATAGCGAAAGCATCCGGACCGCTTGCTGCTGCTAAAATATTCATTGATGATACAGCAGGAACTTCTGTTATGGATATGCGTTCAAAATGTAGAAAATTAAAAATGGAGCATGGCATAGATCTGATAGTTATAGATTATCTTCAACTTATGACTGGTAGCAATACAGAAAGCAGACAGCAAGAAGTATCAGAAATATCAAGATCTATTAAAGCTCTTGCAAAGGAGATGCAGTGCCCTGTTATAGCATTATCACAGCTATCACGTGCTCCAGAGCAAAGAACTGACCATAGGCCTATGTTATCTGATCTTAGAGAGTCAGGGTCTATTGAGCAGGATGCTGACCTTGTTATGTTCTTATACAGAGATGAGTATTATAATGAGGAAACGGAAGATAAAAATGTAGCAGAGCTTATAATAGCAAAACAAAGAAATGGTCCTATAGGCACAGTAAAACTTGCATGGATAGGCCAATTCAGTAAATTTGCAAGACTTGATGTAATTCATAGAGAGTAA
- a CDS encoding ParM/StbA family protein — protein sequence MNLTEISKKYPILKKALESVLTVDIGNTFTKTSTNVTFASRVSAVSKHGSRATGISNITWNGKLYTVGNKEGKLNMESNKYMSDHYKLNLLNAIALSFKGETKIKVRLAVGLPAEYYIDHSIPLKNEIKKMEKQSITINNITYDIEIIDVQVFKQGGTLSAETMETFTYPMLLLDFGGGTLDVSHWKYEKDEFGNKVLGMTKASSFAQHGFEPTIEALLTKFNSADGSDGNYDISDAIEYLEDDELPFGEANVLKDIKDLVLKPYVEKAISSINSSFKPNTCKDIRIIGGPAKLLLEYLQTEFIKTEPKLIDNKNPQCANSILFAERYKELLVLEYLDGNKEVAATTVAGQ from the coding sequence ATGAACTTAACAGAGATATCAAAAAAATATCCTATATTAAAGAAAGCGTTAGAATCTGTACTAACTGTTGACATAGGAAATACATTTACAAAAACAAGTACCAATGTAACTTTTGCTAGTAGGGTGTCTGCCGTAAGCAAGCATGGTTCTAGGGCTACTGGAATAAGTAACATCACTTGGAATGGAAAGTTATACACCGTAGGTAATAAAGAAGGCAAGCTTAACATGGAATCTAACAAATACATGTCCGATCATTATAAGTTAAACCTGCTTAACGCTATTGCACTAAGTTTTAAGGGGGAAACTAAAATAAAGGTAAGACTCGCTGTGGGACTTCCCGCAGAATATTATATAGACCATAGTATTCCACTTAAAAATGAAATAAAGAAGATGGAAAAACAATCTATAACAATAAATAATATAACATATGATATAGAAATAATAGATGTACAAGTATTTAAACAAGGAGGTACATTAAGTGCTGAAACCATGGAAACATTTACTTATCCAATGTTATTACTTGACTTTGGTGGTGGTACTTTAGATGTATCTCATTGGAAATATGAGAAAGATGAATTTGGTAACAAGGTGCTTGGGATGACTAAGGCTAGTAGTTTTGCACAACATGGGTTTGAGCCAACAATAGAAGCATTACTCACTAAGTTCAACTCTGCTGACGGATCTGATGGTAATTATGATATATCAGATGCTATCGAATATTTAGAAGATGACGAACTACCTTTTGGGGAAGCAAATGTATTAAAAGACATTAAAGATTTAGTATTAAAACCATATGTGGAGAAAGCAATAAGTTCAATTAATAGCTCTTTTAAACCAAATACTTGTAAAGATATAAGAATAATAGGTGGACCTGCAAAGTTACTACTAGAATATTTACAAACAGAGTTCATAAAAACTGAGCCAAAGCTCATAGATAATAAAAACCCTCAATGTGCAAATTCTATACTGTTCGCTGAAAGATATAAAGAATTGCTAGTACTTGAATACTTAGATGGAAATAAAGAAGTTGCTGCAACTACAGTAGCAGGTCAATAA
- a CDS encoding TM2 domain-containing protein, whose amino-acid sequence MFCPSCGSQNEDSSNFCKICGINLLIQPNTTGERIISEKNWLVALLLCIFVGAFGIHRFYVGKIGTGILMILTFGGFGIWVLVDIILIATNSFKDINGLQLNKNMYRY is encoded by the coding sequence ATGTTCTGTCCTAGTTGTGGATCTCAAAACGAAGATAGCTCTAATTTTTGTAAAATATGTGGGATTAATTTATTAATTCAACCTAATACGACTGGTGAACGGATTATTAGTGAAAAAAACTGGTTAGTTGCTTTATTGCTGTGTATTTTTGTTGGGGCATTTGGTATTCATAGATTTTATGTAGGTAAAATAGGTACGGGAATTTTAATGATTTTAACCTTTGGTGGTTTTGGAATATGGGTGTTAGTTGATATTATTTTGATTGCTACTAATTCATTTAAAGATATAAATGGGTTGCAACTAAATAAAAACATGTATAGGTATTAG
- a CDS encoding CopG family transcriptional regulator has product MPRGRKKIENSKSELIHVRISEELSNALKSFCKASNINKSEGIRLLLESILK; this is encoded by the coding sequence ATGCCCAGAGGAAGAAAGAAAATTGAAAATTCTAAAAGTGAATTGATTCATGTGAGAATAAGTGAAGAACTATCAAATGCCCTAAAAAGTTTTTGCAAGGCAAGTAATATAAATAAAAGTGAAGGAATAAGACTCCTCCTTGAAAGTATTCTGAAATAA
- a CDS encoding C40 family peptidase, with product MKKRVAFIAMLLTMAGSHVVFADNGTVTASSLYVRQKSSISSSIISSLARNAKVETLGKEGEFYKINYKGQTGYVHSSYIKISANTSGSTSTTNGAGTSGTVTTDYLNVRTGFGINYSVANVITRGTKVTMYEKSNGFCKINYGGKTGYVSEQYVKATTAQDSNTDSTSSVITGIGNITASSLNVRKTASMGNNIMGTIKINAKVDLYGTQNDFYKIKYNGQWGYIAKTYVSLGNDTPSRGDVIENDSNGQQGTATKNIESLISQLNTFLGMPYLWGGTTPAKFNSNGKYVSGGFDCSGLIQYAYKNIGINLPRTTMDQINIGTSVNINSLQKGDLVFFRTNPASPSQASHGGIYIGNNKFIQSPKTGDVVKISELTGYYKSNFIIGKRVVK from the coding sequence ATGAAAAAAAGAGTAGCTTTTATAGCAATGTTATTAACTATGGCGGGTTCACATGTTGTGTTCGCTGATAATGGAACGGTGACTGCAAGTTCATTATATGTCAGGCAAAAATCATCAATTTCATCATCAATTATATCTTCTCTTGCGAGAAATGCGAAGGTAGAGACACTTGGTAAAGAAGGGGAATTCTATAAAATAAATTATAAAGGACAAACTGGATATGTACATAGCTCATATATAAAAATATCGGCAAATACGTCTGGTTCTACGAGTACAACAAATGGAGCGGGGACGTCAGGAACAGTAACAACAGATTATTTAAATGTAAGAACAGGATTCGGGATAAATTATTCTGTTGCTAATGTTATTACACGCGGAACTAAAGTGACAATGTATGAAAAATCAAATGGTTTTTGTAAGATAAATTATGGTGGCAAAACAGGTTATGTAAGTGAGCAATATGTGAAAGCTACAACAGCACAGGATTCAAACACAGATAGTACAAGCAGTGTGATTACTGGAATTGGTAATATTACAGCATCAAGTTTAAATGTAAGAAAAACGGCGTCTATGGGTAATAATATCATGGGCACAATAAAAATAAATGCAAAAGTGGATTTGTATGGAACACAAAATGATTTTTATAAAATCAAGTATAATGGACAATGGGGATATATAGCTAAAACATACGTAAGCCTAGGTAATGACACTCCAAGTAGAGGTGATGTCATAGAAAATGACTCAAATGGACAACAAGGTACTGCAACAAAAAACATAGAGAGTTTAATCTCGCAGTTAAACACGTTTTTAGGAATGCCATACTTATGGGGTGGTACAACACCAGCGAAGTTTAATTCTAATGGCAAATATGTAAGTGGGGGTTTTGATTGTTCAGGTCTTATACAATATGCTTATAAAAACATAGGTATAAATTTACCTAGAACGACTATGGACCAAATAAATATAGGTACCTCAGTTAATATAAATAGTCTCCAAAAAGGTGATTTAGTATTCTTTAGGACAAATCCAGCATCGCCTTCCCAAGCATCTCACGGGGGAATATATATTGGTAATAATAAATTTATACAATCTCCCAAAACTGGTGATGTTGTAAAAATATCTGAATTAACTGGATATTATAAAAGTAATTTTATAATAGGAAAAAGAGTAGTAAAATAA